From Rissa tridactyla isolate bRisTri1 chromosome 7, bRisTri1.patW.cur.20221130, whole genome shotgun sequence, a single genomic window includes:
- the RPRM gene encoding protein reprimo translates to MNGSAAAGGGGTAAAGLLAGTGSAALELERALRCCTAASVVTDGGGGAAAAAAEERSLYIMRVVQIAVMCVLALTVVFGIFFLGCNLLIKSEGMINFLVKDRRPSKEVEAVVVGPY, encoded by the coding sequence aTGAacggctcggcggcggcgggcggcggcgggacggcggcggcggggctgctggCGGGCACCGGGAGCGCGGCGCTGGAGCTGGAGCGGGCGCTGCGCTGCTGCACCGCCGCCTCCGTGGTGaccgacggcggcggcggggcggcggcggcggcggcggaggagcggAGCCTGTACATCATGCGGGTGGTGCAGATCGCCGTCATGTGCGTCCTGGCCCTCACCGTCGTCTTCGGCATCTTCTTCCTCGGCTGCAACCTCCTCATCAAGTCCGAGGGGATGATCAACTTTCTGGTGAAGGACCGGCGGCCGTCCAAGGAGGTGGAGGCGGTGGTGGTGGGGCCCTACTga